A single region of the Nicotiana sylvestris chromosome 6, ASM39365v2, whole genome shotgun sequence genome encodes:
- the LOC138871043 gene encoding uncharacterized protein: MVDCRLLQGEVEYLLKQRYLTELFSEKGKQAYMKNRQESPKPPSPKRTVNVISGGEEINGVTYTTVKKVSKITVTHGKRVQQVLEEESITFDYVDADSMLTPHNDALVISLLVHDTNVKRVLIDPGSSVNIILLRVVNEMQADDKLVPKAYTLSGFDNSSIVTKGEIILTTSTEGVVKDTKF; encoded by the coding sequence ATGGTGGATTGTAGATTGCTGCAAGGCGAAGTCGAATATTTATTAAAGCAAAGGTATCTAACCGAATTATTTAGTGAAAAGGGTAAGCAAGCTtatatgaagaataggcaggagtCCCCTAAACCCCCTTCACCAAAAAGGACGGTTAATGTCATAAGCGGAGGAGAAGAGATTAATGGCGTAACATACACGACAGTGAAGAAAGTTTCAAAAATTACAGTCACACATGGGAAGCGAGTTCAACAGGTTTTGGAGGAGGAAAGTATTACATTTGATTATGTAGATGCAGATAGCATGCTAACcccacataatgatgcactggtaatctctttacttgtacatgacactaatgtaaaacgagttttgattgatccaggtagctctgtGAATATCATTCTGTTAAGAGTGGTAAATGAGATGCAAGCTGATGATAAGCTGGTACCCAAGGCATACACCTTATCTGGTTTTGACAACTCGAGCATCGTAACAAAAGGGGAGATAATACTCACCACATCCacagaaggagttgtcaaagatacgAAATTTTAA